Proteins found in one Balaenoptera acutorostrata chromosome 17, mBalAcu1.1, whole genome shotgun sequence genomic segment:
- the SYBU gene encoding syntabulin isoform X6, translating into MQQCSEADFSSSSSTGSISAPEVHMSAAGSKRSSFSRNRGPHGRSNGASSYKSGNSPPSPREKDLLSMLCRNQLSPVNIHPSYAPSSPSSSNSGSYKGSDCSPVMRRSGRYMSCGENHGVKPPNPEQYLTPLQQKEVTVRHLKTRLKESERRLHERESEIVELKSQLARMREDWIEEECHRVEAQLALKEARKEIQQLKQVIETMRSSLADKDKGIQKYFVDINIQNKKLESLLQSMEMAHNGSLRDELCLDFPCDSPEKGLALGTAFGPTADALTPEEPAVEAGASSELLGEHSAGHGTGVFDELVTATTVEAGDLELLRASPGAKALELEGQEEGSAVAEQAVQTDVVPYSPAVSELIRHVLKLQDPCPSSSTSPEDESGADSMESFLESISAIVVDLTPRNPNSAILLSPVETPSAEVGPEARGNRLMRELDFAGSAEERLDGLVPLSGGGVVGRYWSSSFLVDLLAVAAPVVPTVLWAFSTQRGGTDPIYNIGALLRGCCTVALHSLRRTACHIKP; encoded by the exons GTAGCGAAGCCGATTTCAGCTCCTCGAGCAGCACCGGCAGCATCTCGGCTCCTGAGGTCCACATGTCTGCTGCGGGAAGCAAGCGCTCCTCTTTCTCACGCAA TCGAGGTCCCCACGGGCGGAGCAATGGAGCTTCATCGTACAAGTCTGGCAACAGCCCACCCTCCCCACGGGAGAAGGACCTTCTGTCCATGCTGTGCAGGAATCAGCTGAGTCCCGTTAACATCCATCCCAGTTATGCGCCTTCTTCCCCCAGTAGCAGCAACTCCGGCTCCTACAAGGGAAGTGACTGCAGCCCCGTCATGAG GCGATCTGGAAGGTACATGTCCTGTGGTGAAAATCATGGTGTCAAACCCCCAAATCCAGAGCAGTACTTGACTCCTCTGCAGCAGAAGGAGGTTACAGTGAGACACCTGAAGACCAGGCTCAAGGAGTCTGAGCGCCGACTGCATGAGAG GGAGAGTGAGATCGTGGAGCTGAAGTCCCAGCTGGCCCGAATGCGGGAGGACTGGATTGAGGAAGAGTGCCACCGGGTGGAGGCCCAGCTGGCCCTCAAGGAAGCCCGGAAGGAGATTCAGCAGCTCAAACAGGTCATCGAAACGATGAGGAGCAGCTTGGCCGATAAGGACAAAGgcattcagaaatattttgtggACATAAACATTCAAAACAAGAAGCTGGAGTCTCTACTTCAGAGCATGGAGATGGCGCACAATGGCTCTCTGAGGGACGAGCTGTGTCTCGACTTTCCGTGTGATTCCCCGGAGAAGGGCTTAGCCCTCGGCACGGCTTTCGGCCCGACGGCCGATGCGCTGACCCCGGAGGAGCCGGCCGTGGAGGCGGGGGCCAGCAGCGAGCTGCTGGGGGAACACAGCGCGGGCCACGGCACAGGTGTGTTCGATGAGCTGGTGACAGCCACCACCGTGGAGGCCGGCGACCTGGAGCTGCTTCGTGCCAGCCCTGGGGCAAAGGCCCTCGAGTTGGAGGGTCAGGAAGAGGGCAGCGCGGTGGCGGAGCAGGCCGTGCAGACCGACGTGGTGCCCTACAGCCCTGCCGTCTCCGAGCTCATCCGGCACGTGCTCAAGCTCCAGGACCCCTGTCCCTCCAGCTCCACGTCCCCTGAGGATGAGTCCGGGGCCGACTCGATGGAAAGCTTCCTGGAGTCCATCTCTGCCATCGTGGTCGATTTAACTCCAAGAAATCCAAACTCTGCCATCCTTTTGTCTCCCGTGGAGACCCCGTCCGCCGAGGTGGGTCCGGAGGCACGTGGGAACCGCCTCATGAGAGAGCTGGATTTTGCAGGCTCCGCGGAGGAAAGGCTGGACGGCCTGGTCCCGCTGTCCGGCGGGGGCGTCGTGGGGCGGTACTGGAGCAGCAGTTTCCTGGTGGATCTCCTGGCCGTGGCGGCCCCCGTGGTCCCCACCGTGCTGTGGGCGTTCAGTACGCAGAGGGGGGGAACGGATCCCATCTACAACATCGGGGCCTTGCTGCGGGGCTGCTGCACGGTGGCGCTGCACTCGCTCCGCCGCACCGCCTGTCATATCAAACCCTAA
- the SYBU gene encoding syntabulin isoform X7 produces the protein MVGEGSIQSARHKKEPKSGLVKPAYRVRCVSRAQSTLVDLNSKGSEADFSSSSSTGSISAPEVHMSAAGSKRSSFSRNRGPHGRSNGASSYKSGNSPPSPREKDLLSMLCRNQLSPVNIHPSYAPSSPSSSNSGSYKGSDCSPVMRRSGRYMSCGENHGVKPPNPEQYLTPLQQKEVTVRHLKTRLKESERRLHERESEIVELKSQLARMREDWIEEECHRVEAQLALKEARKEIQQLKQVIETMRSSLADKDKGIQKYFVDINIQNKKLESLLQSMEMAHNGSLRDELCLDFPCDSPEKGLALGTAFGPTADALTPEEPAVEAGASSELLGEHSAGHGTGVFDELVTATTVEAGDLELLRASPGAKALELEGQEEGSAVAEQAVQTDVVPYSPAVSELIRHVLKLQDPCPSSSTSPEDESGADSMESFLESISAIVVDLTPRNPNSAILLSPVETPSAEVGPEARGNRLMRELDFAGSAEERLDGLVPLSGGGVVGRYWSSSFLVDLLAVAAPVVPTVLWAFSTQRGGTDPIYNIGALLRGCCTVALHSLRRTACHIKP, from the exons GTAGCGAAGCCGATTTCAGCTCCTCGAGCAGCACCGGCAGCATCTCGGCTCCTGAGGTCCACATGTCTGCTGCGGGAAGCAAGCGCTCCTCTTTCTCACGCAA TCGAGGTCCCCACGGGCGGAGCAATGGAGCTTCATCGTACAAGTCTGGCAACAGCCCACCCTCCCCACGGGAGAAGGACCTTCTGTCCATGCTGTGCAGGAATCAGCTGAGTCCCGTTAACATCCATCCCAGTTATGCGCCTTCTTCCCCCAGTAGCAGCAACTCCGGCTCCTACAAGGGAAGTGACTGCAGCCCCGTCATGAG GCGATCTGGAAGGTACATGTCCTGTGGTGAAAATCATGGTGTCAAACCCCCAAATCCAGAGCAGTACTTGACTCCTCTGCAGCAGAAGGAGGTTACAGTGAGACACCTGAAGACCAGGCTCAAGGAGTCTGAGCGCCGACTGCATGAGAG GGAGAGTGAGATCGTGGAGCTGAAGTCCCAGCTGGCCCGAATGCGGGAGGACTGGATTGAGGAAGAGTGCCACCGGGTGGAGGCCCAGCTGGCCCTCAAGGAAGCCCGGAAGGAGATTCAGCAGCTCAAACAGGTCATCGAAACGATGAGGAGCAGCTTGGCCGATAAGGACAAAGgcattcagaaatattttgtggACATAAACATTCAAAACAAGAAGCTGGAGTCTCTACTTCAGAGCATGGAGATGGCGCACAATGGCTCTCTGAGGGACGAGCTGTGTCTCGACTTTCCGTGTGATTCCCCGGAGAAGGGCTTAGCCCTCGGCACGGCTTTCGGCCCGACGGCCGATGCGCTGACCCCGGAGGAGCCGGCCGTGGAGGCGGGGGCCAGCAGCGAGCTGCTGGGGGAACACAGCGCGGGCCACGGCACAGGTGTGTTCGATGAGCTGGTGACAGCCACCACCGTGGAGGCCGGCGACCTGGAGCTGCTTCGTGCCAGCCCTGGGGCAAAGGCCCTCGAGTTGGAGGGTCAGGAAGAGGGCAGCGCGGTGGCGGAGCAGGCCGTGCAGACCGACGTGGTGCCCTACAGCCCTGCCGTCTCCGAGCTCATCCGGCACGTGCTCAAGCTCCAGGACCCCTGTCCCTCCAGCTCCACGTCCCCTGAGGATGAGTCCGGGGCCGACTCGATGGAAAGCTTCCTGGAGTCCATCTCTGCCATCGTGGTCGATTTAACTCCAAGAAATCCAAACTCTGCCATCCTTTTGTCTCCCGTGGAGACCCCGTCCGCCGAGGTGGGTCCGGAGGCACGTGGGAACCGCCTCATGAGAGAGCTGGATTTTGCAGGCTCCGCGGAGGAAAGGCTGGACGGCCTGGTCCCGCTGTCCGGCGGGGGCGTCGTGGGGCGGTACTGGAGCAGCAGTTTCCTGGTGGATCTCCTGGCCGTGGCGGCCCCCGTGGTCCCCACCGTGCTGTGGGCGTTCAGTACGCAGAGGGGGGGAACGGATCCCATCTACAACATCGGGGCCTTGCTGCGGGGCTGCTGCACGGTGGCGCTGCACTCGCTCCGCCGCACCGCCTGTCATATCAAACCCTAA
- the SYBU gene encoding syntabulin isoform X5, producing MKVYGAYLLSSEADFSSSSSTGSISAPEVHMSAAGSKRSSFSRNRGPHGRSNGASSYKSGNSPPSPREKDLLSMLCRNQLSPVNIHPSYAPSSPSSSNSGSYKGSDCSPVMRRSGRYMSCGENHGVKPPNPEQYLTPLQQKEVTVRHLKTRLKESERRLHERESEIVELKSQLARMREDWIEEECHRVEAQLALKEARKEIQQLKQVIETMRSSLADKDKGIQKYFVDINIQNKKLESLLQSMEMAHNGSLRDELCLDFPCDSPEKGLALGTAFGPTADALTPEEPAVEAGASSELLGEHSAGHGTGVFDELVTATTVEAGDLELLRASPGAKALELEGQEEGSAVAEQAVQTDVVPYSPAVSELIRHVLKLQDPCPSSSTSPEDESGADSMESFLESISAIVVDLTPRNPNSAILLSPVETPSAEVGPEARGNRLMRELDFAGSAEERLDGLVPLSGGGVVGRYWSSSFLVDLLAVAAPVVPTVLWAFSTQRGGTDPIYNIGALLRGCCTVALHSLRRTACHIKP from the exons ATGAAAGTCTACGGAGCTTACCTTCTAA GTAGCGAAGCCGATTTCAGCTCCTCGAGCAGCACCGGCAGCATCTCGGCTCCTGAGGTCCACATGTCTGCTGCGGGAAGCAAGCGCTCCTCTTTCTCACGCAA TCGAGGTCCCCACGGGCGGAGCAATGGAGCTTCATCGTACAAGTCTGGCAACAGCCCACCCTCCCCACGGGAGAAGGACCTTCTGTCCATGCTGTGCAGGAATCAGCTGAGTCCCGTTAACATCCATCCCAGTTATGCGCCTTCTTCCCCCAGTAGCAGCAACTCCGGCTCCTACAAGGGAAGTGACTGCAGCCCCGTCATGAG GCGATCTGGAAGGTACATGTCCTGTGGTGAAAATCATGGTGTCAAACCCCCAAATCCAGAGCAGTACTTGACTCCTCTGCAGCAGAAGGAGGTTACAGTGAGACACCTGAAGACCAGGCTCAAGGAGTCTGAGCGCCGACTGCATGAGAG GGAGAGTGAGATCGTGGAGCTGAAGTCCCAGCTGGCCCGAATGCGGGAGGACTGGATTGAGGAAGAGTGCCACCGGGTGGAGGCCCAGCTGGCCCTCAAGGAAGCCCGGAAGGAGATTCAGCAGCTCAAACAGGTCATCGAAACGATGAGGAGCAGCTTGGCCGATAAGGACAAAGgcattcagaaatattttgtggACATAAACATTCAAAACAAGAAGCTGGAGTCTCTACTTCAGAGCATGGAGATGGCGCACAATGGCTCTCTGAGGGACGAGCTGTGTCTCGACTTTCCGTGTGATTCCCCGGAGAAGGGCTTAGCCCTCGGCACGGCTTTCGGCCCGACGGCCGATGCGCTGACCCCGGAGGAGCCGGCCGTGGAGGCGGGGGCCAGCAGCGAGCTGCTGGGGGAACACAGCGCGGGCCACGGCACAGGTGTGTTCGATGAGCTGGTGACAGCCACCACCGTGGAGGCCGGCGACCTGGAGCTGCTTCGTGCCAGCCCTGGGGCAAAGGCCCTCGAGTTGGAGGGTCAGGAAGAGGGCAGCGCGGTGGCGGAGCAGGCCGTGCAGACCGACGTGGTGCCCTACAGCCCTGCCGTCTCCGAGCTCATCCGGCACGTGCTCAAGCTCCAGGACCCCTGTCCCTCCAGCTCCACGTCCCCTGAGGATGAGTCCGGGGCCGACTCGATGGAAAGCTTCCTGGAGTCCATCTCTGCCATCGTGGTCGATTTAACTCCAAGAAATCCAAACTCTGCCATCCTTTTGTCTCCCGTGGAGACCCCGTCCGCCGAGGTGGGTCCGGAGGCACGTGGGAACCGCCTCATGAGAGAGCTGGATTTTGCAGGCTCCGCGGAGGAAAGGCTGGACGGCCTGGTCCCGCTGTCCGGCGGGGGCGTCGTGGGGCGGTACTGGAGCAGCAGTTTCCTGGTGGATCTCCTGGCCGTGGCGGCCCCCGTGGTCCCCACCGTGCTGTGGGCGTTCAGTACGCAGAGGGGGGGAACGGATCCCATCTACAACATCGGGGCCTTGCTGCGGGGCTGCTGCACGGTGGCGCTGCACTCGCTCCGCCGCACCGCCTGTCATATCAAACCCTAA